CAAGTTTTATTAGCCCATTTGGGTATCAAACCAACTTGATGGTGATGAATGCCGGTAACTTAAAGTTTACGGATTTTGCAAAAGCGGGTTGGTTAGTATCGATGAGTTTTAGTATCGTGGCGATAGTCATGATTCCGATAGTTTTTCCTTTTAATTAGATGAGAGTGTGAGGTAGTCATGAGCGATAACGTTGTTTGGCATCAACATCAAGTGAGCCATGATGATCGTTGTAAACAAAAGTCACAAAGACCCTGTGTTCTATGGTTCACAGGCCTATCCGGCTCTGGTAAATCGACGGTGGCTAATGCGGTCGAAAGCTTGTTGTTTCAAAATCAGAATCACAGCTACTTGCTGGATGGAGATAATGTAAGACATGGGCTCAATAAGGATTTGAACTTTAGTGATGAAGACAGGGTGGAGAATATTCGCCGTATTGGTGAAGTGTCGAAGTTATTTGCAGATTCGGGCCTTATCGTTTTATCAGCGTTTATTTCTCCCTTCCGCTCTGATAGACAGCAGGTGAAAGATTTATTACCGAGTGGCCAGTTTATAGAAGTTTTTGTTGATACTCCTCTCGAGGTTTGTGAGCAACGTGACCCAAAGGGGCTGTATAAAAAAGCCAGGGCAGGTGACATAAAGGATTTTACAGGGCTTGATTCACCATATGAGTCTCCTCTTGAGCCTGACGTACACTTGAAAGCAGGTGACAAGCCAGTGGAAGTGCTAGCCCAAGAGGTTGTTGATTATTTGGTGGACAAAGGTTTTGTTAAAAAATAGATGTCAGTAATATAAAAAGCTGCAATGCAGTGGCTTTTTTATTCATGAGACTTAAAACAAAAAAACGCTAATAATGCGGACATAAAAAATGCCACATAAAGTGGCATCTTTTTAATTTGGTAGTCGCGAGTGGATTACTGCGGGCTAATGCCCTTGCCCTGAAGGGCCAGACTAAAGTCTGTTCAAAAGACTTCGTCTTTTGTCAAACCACCTTCGGTGGTCCTCATCCACATCATCCTGCTATAAAAAATGCCACATAACGTGGCATCTTTTTAATTTGGTAGTCGCGAGTGGATTCGAACCACCGACCCCCACCATGTCAAGGTGGTGCTCTAACCAACTGAGCTACGCGACTTCTTTAAGTGCGGGAATTCTACCACAAACTTTGATGGACTCAAGTACTTATTATGACTTTTTGTTGGTTATAGCCACGTCAATGATAGTTGTATTGAATTGACAAAAATGACTCCAAGAGGAGCCTTTTTTGGTCTTATAAACAGTAGTTTAGTAAACCCTGAGTTCATAATATCCTGAACCATAATAAGAGTGCACAATCACACGATAGTAACCGTGTTGAGTGGCGTACTGGATTGATTCAGATGAACTGTAAGACTGAGATGCAGCCACATAGACCCACTTATTGCCATTCCATTCCTGTAGGTAAAGATCAAAGTCGGCGTTTGTTGGGCCTTCCAGTGTGAATGTGAAAGTGCCGCCTTCGGTATAGAACCAGCCACCATGAGGCTCTACTCTGAGTTCATTATGGTACAAGTAATTAGAAAAGTAATGACTCGCTGTTGGTTCTGCTTGGCCGGCTTCTTCCTGGCCTACTGTAAAGTCCATTACCGCAGACGCCAGGCTCACGTTATGAATATGGAGTCCTGACTCAGTGCCATCAGACCATAATGAGTTGGTTTGGCCGTCACCGCTTTGCGGGATATTGTAATTAAAGTCACTGCCTGCATATAAGTCAGTGTCGTCGCCTTGATTCATCGCATTTTCAGGGTCGCGATTTCCGTCAGCGTGCTCCATTTGCACAAAAGGCAACAGTTCATTATTGTTACTGCCATCGGGATCGATATGCCATACCGCTAAACCTGAATCTGGCTGAAACTGGTTGTGGCCTGACTGATGGATAGTCTCAATATAAAAGGCTTCACCTTGACGATTAGGGTTTGACCAGCGATAGATTACGCGACTATCGGAAGAAAGACTTTGTTGTCCTTGGCTCGACTCAGGATTGACATCTGGATTAAGCTCTTGCGCTTCTACCCAGCCCGCTAGATAACGGAAATATGCATTTGGAGACACGGGGTTGTGCTTCGTATCGGACTTTGCGCCACCAAGCGCCATTAAACCAAAATCCGCCACTGAGCCAAAAGAAGACTCATCATAGTCAAATAAGTCCGGCCAGCGGAAAAGCAGGTGTGCCGTTTCATGGACAAAGGGCCCCAACTCTAATTCACTACCAATGTTGGTGATTTGGTAACGGTCAGTACAAACGCCATCAGCACAGAATGCTGGGATGAGTTTACCCATATGAGGCCATAAACCTCTTGACCAAGAACCATCAGTGTCGCCAGCGTAGAATACATTGAGCCCCATAATTTGGTTGTTGGCGTCAGTGCTCAATGTTGAAAAATCAAACCCTTCGGTGTTTTCTAACCATGTCAAAGCTTCAGTAATTAACTCTCTAGAACGCACTGTTGAGCTATGATTATCATCAGTGTAGTAAGCTTTGTGATTCTTTGCAGTATAGAAGCGAGTGACAGTGTTGGTATAGTTTAGGTTACCGTGTGAAACATCACTAAAGTAACCATTAACCGATGCACTGTTTCCGAACTCACTGTAGTTCGCAGCATTTAAAAAGTTTTCAATGTGTTGCTGACTAAGCTCAGAAGTTTCATCCGGAAACTCAATTAACAGAGTTAAGCCACGTACATTCCCAGAAGCAAACTGTGCGCGCTCCTTAAGTTTCTGCTCGCGAGTTTTTAGAGTGATTTGCTGCTGAGAGGTTTCTTCGCCTAGTTTTTCTTCTTTATTTTCTTCGGTGCCTTCCTCTTTTTCACCAGACCCTAGGCCTCCACGACGCACATATCGGTTCGTGAAAGGATCAAAGTCACTCGAACTGACTAATTCGCCTGTGGATACTAAAGCCGTTCTATCTTCATTAACTGTTGCATAGACCAAGCCGCCGACGGTTTCATCGTAGATGACCAGTACGCCAGTTTTGCTGTGTTGCTCGCCAAAGTAATCATGACCATTAAGGTATATGGTTACGACATCGCCATTCGGCTGTAAGTATTGGTATTCATGCTCAATGTAAGGTTTTCCTGCTAACGCTCCCGAGCTCCATGCCAGAAAGCCTACCCCTAGTAGCAATCTATTCATTTCTTGATTTCCTGTACTTTGAATGTGTTTATTACTTATTGATATGACTCTGCGGGGTGTTGTTTTCACTAGTGTTTTTAGACTATTTTCGACCGCAATGTGCCATCAATTAATGTGACATCTCTCACATACAGCGTCTGAGTATAACAAAAGTGAAGCAAAGATCACTTGTTGATTAAAAAATAAGCATCTGATAAGAGCAGTTGTGCTCATTTTGAGCACTAATCGGAGGTTTTATCCTTAAATTCGCACAAATCTTCAATAATGCAAGAGCCGCATCGGGGCTTCCTAGCGACGCAAGTATAGCGGCCATGGAGTATCAACCAGTGGTGAGCATCCAACAAAAATTCTTTGGGCACAAATTTTAATAAAGCGTCTTCGACTTTTCGAACAGTCTTGCCCGGAGCGATATTGGTCCGGTTGGATACGCGGAAAATATGCGTATCGACAGCCATTGCAGGTTGGCGGAACGCTGTGTTTAAAACAACGTTAGCCGTTTTACGGCCTACGCCAGCTAATGCCTCAAGATCTGGCCGGTTATCTGGAACAACAGAGTCATGTTTTTCAATCAGATCTTTACAGCAGGAGATGACGTTTTTAGCTTTGCTATTAAATAAGCCGATGGTTTTGATGTATTCCTTTAGACCTTCTTCGCCCAGCGCATAAATAGACTCAGGTGTGTTAGCGACAGGGTATAGCTTACGAGTGGCTTTGTTGACGCCGACATCGGTAGCCTGTGCTGAGAGGATGACAGCAATGAGTAGCTCAAAAGTTGAGCTGTATTCAAGTTCGGTTTCAGGGTTTGGGTTCTGTTCTCTTAGTCGCTCAAAAATTACTTGGCGCTTAGCTTTATTCATTAGTGACGGTTTCCCCACTGATATTTTGATTATTGGTTCTATGCTTTACTTTTTCTGCGGCTTTATTATCAATAACATTTTTAACTGCAATTAAAATCCCTAGAGCGACAAAAGCTCCTGGAGGCAATATGGCAAAGAGAAACTTGGCATCTGTTAAGTAAAATGAAATTTCTAGATTGCTGGCCCAGCCTCCGAGTAATTGCTCGGCTCCTGAGAAAAGGGTTCCTTGGCCAATCATTTCTCTTAAAGCGCCGAGTGTACAGAGCACAGCCGTGAAGCCAAGTCCCTGCATAATACCGTCCAGTAAAGAGGGTAAGAACCGGTTTTTCGATGCAAAAGCTTCAGCTCGCCCAATAATCGCGCAATTAGTCACGATCAACGGTATAAAAATGCCTAAAGTTAAGTATAAATCATAGGTGAATGCATTCATTAGCAAGCCAATATTGGTCACGAAGCTGGCGATCATCATGACAAAAATTGGGATGCGAATATCTTTTGGAATATAGTTACGAACCAGTGAAACCGATGCGTTGGAACCAGCGAGTACCAGCAACGTCGCTAGACCTAAGCCCAAGCCATTGATGAAAGTGTTACTGACTGCAAGCAGCGGGCATAAACCTAGGAGTTGGACCAGCGCTGGGTTATTGTCCCATAAGCCGTTCTTGACGATCGTTTTGTTATCAGTATCGCTCATGACTCACCTGCAGGTTGGGGGGCTTTACTGGCGCAATTTCTCGGCGCCATAAAAAGGGAATCTTTGTGCTCGTTAAAGTAGCTTAAGGCTTTTGCAACTTGTGCGACGACAGCGCGAGGGGTGATAGTTGCGCCTGTGAAGGCATCGAACGTACCGCCATCCTTTTTGACTTTCCATTGTGCAACCCCTGGGTTATCTAAAGACTTGCCTTCGAATGTGGTTACCCAGTCACTTTTATTGATATCAACTTTATCACCAAGGCCCGGGGTCTCTTTATGGTCGGTAACTCGAAGCCCTGCGATGGAACCATCATAATAGATGCCTAATACCATATTAATTTTGCCACTATAGCCATTGGGGGCAACGGTTTCCATGACCAGTGCCACAGGCTCTTGATCTTGAAACATGCGGTACACTTGACGAGGATTGGTGTTACCAAGGTCTGAGTTAGCTGGGATAAGCGTGCAATCATGATGTACATCATTGTTGTACTGATCGGCTGGCACCAATTGATCGAGAGTTCTTGCTAATGCAGCTTTCATCTCGCCAGCGATAGTGTCACGAGTAATAAAGTAAGTTGCCGCAATTAAGCCGACACAGACAGCAGCGAAAGCGGCAAGGATTAAGGCATTTTTACTGATGACTTTATTGAGCATCAGAGCCTCCTCTGGTCGCTTTAGAATCTTTAGTCGGGCGCTTATTATGACCGTAGGTTCGTGGCTTGGTGTAGTAATCAATCATCGGCACCGCCATATTCATTAACAACACAGCAAAGGCGATAGCATCCGGGTAACCGCCAAAAGTGCGAATAAGCACCGTGATAATGCCGATGCCTAAGCCAAAAATCCAACGCCCCTTGATCGTGGTCGATGCGGTGACAGGATCGGTAGCGATGAAGAAAGCCCCCAGCATCGTGGCGCCGGCAAAGCCATGGAACATTGGGAATAGATAATGATCACTGTTTACAAAAAATAGAGGCAAGGAAATAACGCCCATGCCCAATAGCAAGGCGATAGGGATTTGCCAGCCAATAATTTTTTTGAACATCAACAGTAAGCCACCGGCTAAGAAAGCCAAATTAACCCACTGCCAGCCAACACCTGATAAGCCATTGATGATCGGGGATGCTTCGGCTTCGGGAATTCTATAACCTTGCGCAAGTTCAGTTTTAATGTGGTCGAGCGGTGTGGCCATAGTGTAGCCGTCAACGCCTTGCTTGAGCATATTTACGGTGGCTTCATCAGACGCTGAGCCAGACAATATGATACTAATAGCGTCGACAACACCGACGGGATTTTCCGCCAAAGACTGTGGTGGTAACCACGTCGTCATCTCTAGTGGAAAAGAAATTAAGAGTAGAACATAGCCAACCATGGCTGGGTTAAAAATATTATTTCCAAGGCCGCCATAAACATGTTTAGCGAAGACGATGGCAAAGGCCGTTCCCAAAACAGTCATCCACCAAGGAAGCAGTGGCGGCAGCGCTAGCGCTAATAACCAAGCTGTCACAAAAGCGCTTCCATCCCACAAAATCGGCAAAACTGGGCGGTTTCTTAGCTTGAGTATCAAAGCTTCAGCGAACAGTGCAGTGCTGCAAGCAATGATCAGGTTGACTAAAACACCAATGCCAAAAAAGTACATCAGAACAAATAATCCGGGCAGAGTCGCCGCCACGACCCATAACATCATCTGGGTGACTGAGTTGGTCTTTTTGGCAAAAGGTGACGAAAGTAATGCCATCAGTTATTTCCTTCAGAGTTGTTCTTGTCAGAGTTGTCCTTGTCGGACGAAGGTTCGCTGTTATCAGAACCCTCGGCCTGCTGCGCTTTCTTTTTGGCCTGTACTCGGGCTAAAGCTGCTTGCACCGCTGCTTTCTTTTCGTCTTTTTTACCTGCTTCTTGTGCGGCTTTTTTGCGGGCTTCCGCTGCTTTGCGATGCCGTTCAG
The Kangiella marina DNA segment above includes these coding regions:
- the nth gene encoding endonuclease III, which codes for MNKAKRQVIFERLREQNPNPETELEYSSTFELLIAVILSAQATDVGVNKATRKLYPVANTPESIYALGEEGLKEYIKTIGLFNSKAKNVISCCKDLIEKHDSVVPDNRPDLEALAGVGRKTANVVLNTAFRQPAMAVDTHIFRVSNRTNIAPGKTVRKVEDALLKFVPKEFLLDAHHWLILHGRYTCVARKPRCGSCIIEDLCEFKDKTSD
- the rsxG gene encoding electron transport complex subunit RsxG — protein: MLNKVISKNALILAAFAAVCVGLIAATYFITRDTIAGEMKAALARTLDQLVPADQYNNDVHHDCTLIPANSDLGNTNPRQVYRMFQDQEPVALVMETVAPNGYSGKINMVLGIYYDGSIAGLRVTDHKETPGLGDKVDINKSDWVTTFEGKSLDNPGVAQWKVKKDGGTFDAFTGATITPRAVVAQVAKALSYFNEHKDSLFMAPRNCASKAPQPAGES
- a CDS encoding electron transport complex subunit E, giving the protein MSDTDNKTIVKNGLWDNNPALVQLLGLCPLLAVSNTFINGLGLGLATLLVLAGSNASVSLVRNYIPKDIRIPIFVMMIASFVTNIGLLMNAFTYDLYLTLGIFIPLIVTNCAIIGRAEAFASKNRFLPSLLDGIMQGLGFTAVLCTLGALREMIGQGTLFSGAEQLLGGWASNLEISFYLTDAKFLFAILPPGAFVALGILIAVKNVIDNKAAEKVKHRTNNQNISGETVTNE
- a CDS encoding M6 family metalloprotease domain-containing protein, with the translated sequence MNRLLLGVGFLAWSSGALAGKPYIEHEYQYLQPNGDVVTIYLNGHDYFGEQHSKTGVLVIYDETVGGLVYATVNEDRTALVSTGELVSSSDFDPFTNRYVRRGGLGSGEKEEGTEENKEEKLGEETSQQQITLKTREQKLKERAQFASGNVRGLTLLIEFPDETSELSQQHIENFLNAANYSEFGNSASVNGYFSDVSHGNLNYTNTVTRFYTAKNHKAYYTDDNHSSTVRSRELITEALTWLENTEGFDFSTLSTDANNQIMGLNVFYAGDTDGSWSRGLWPHMGKLIPAFCADGVCTDRYQITNIGSELELGPFVHETAHLLFRWPDLFDYDESSFGSVADFGLMALGGAKSDTKHNPVSPNAYFRYLAGWVEAQELNPDVNPESSQGQQSLSSDSRVIYRWSNPNRQGEAFYIETIHQSGHNQFQPDSGLAVWHIDPDGSNNNELLPFVQMEHADGNRDPENAMNQGDDTDLYAGSDFNYNIPQSGDGQTNSLWSDGTESGLHIHNVSLASAVMDFTVGQEEAGQAEPTASHYFSNYLYHNELRVEPHGGWFYTEGGTFTFTLEGPTNADFDLYLQEWNGNKWVYVAASQSYSSSESIQYATQHGYYRVIVHSYYGSGYYELRVY
- the rsxD gene encoding electron transport complex subunit RsxD, whose translation is MALLSSPFAKKTNSVTQMMLWVVAATLPGLFVLMYFFGIGVLVNLIIACSTALFAEALILKLRNRPVLPILWDGSAFVTAWLLALALPPLLPWWMTVLGTAFAIVFAKHVYGGLGNNIFNPAMVGYVLLLISFPLEMTTWLPPQSLAENPVGVVDAISIILSGSASDEATVNMLKQGVDGYTMATPLDHIKTELAQGYRIPEAEASPIINGLSGVGWQWVNLAFLAGGLLLMFKKIIGWQIPIALLLGMGVISLPLFFVNSDHYLFPMFHGFAGATMLGAFFIATDPVTASTTIKGRWIFGLGIGIITVLIRTFGGYPDAIAFAVLLMNMAVPMIDYYTKPRTYGHNKRPTKDSKATRGGSDAQ
- the cysC gene encoding adenylyl-sulfate kinase — translated: MSDNVVWHQHQVSHDDRCKQKSQRPCVLWFTGLSGSGKSTVANAVESLLFQNQNHSYLLDGDNVRHGLNKDLNFSDEDRVENIRRIGEVSKLFADSGLIVLSAFISPFRSDRQQVKDLLPSGQFIEVFVDTPLEVCEQRDPKGLYKKARAGDIKDFTGLDSPYESPLEPDVHLKAGDKPVEVLAQEVVDYLVDKGFVKK